The Shewanella sp. KX20019 genome window below encodes:
- a CDS encoding type I restriction endonuclease subunit R: protein MSTVGQKERATQERVVRFFRDQLGYDYLGNWEYREDNRNIETGQLIKWLSHRGVSEALIKRTLRKLDIATALGEGKNLYDANKEVYRLLRYGVKEKEGTGEQNKTVWLIDWENVEANNFTIAEEVSVKGENKKRPDIVLYVNGIALGVIELKRSSVSVSEGIRQNLDNQKKSFIRNFFTTMQLVMAGNDTQGIRYGTIETTEKYYLEWKEPEGDHSLPQSDVQCETLLDTHLAQLCDKKRFLQLIHEFIVFDAGVKKTCRHNQFFGIQAAKKHVASHSTNKQGGIIWHTQGSGKSLTMVWLAKWIRENVTDSRVLIVTDRTELDKQIKKVFSGVDEQIYRTKSGQDLVATLNNPNPWLMCSIVHKFGRNGEITKEEDKDEATTDYIEALTKSIPSDFSAKGKLFVFVDECHRTQSGKLHTAMKVILPEAMFIGFTGTPLMKKDKKKSLEVFGPYIHTYKFNEAVIDGVVLDLRYEARDIDQHLTSQKKVDQWFEAKTKGISNLARMQLKQKWGTMQKVLSSRSRLEQIVSDILMDMEIKPRLMDGRGNAMLVCASVHQACVVYDLFSKTDLAGKCAIVTSYLPHASTIKGEESGEGLTEKLFKYDTYRKMLADYFEQNETDAAKRVEEFEEAVKQRFIDEPGQMRLLIVVDKLLTGFDAPSATYLYIDKSMADHNLFQAICRVNRLDGEDKEYGYIIDYKDLFRSLDKAIKDYTAEAFDGYDQDDVAGLLKDRLVQSKEDLDIALETVRALCEPVKAPRDTKDFIHYFCGESGVEPNDPDERTEKEALRLTLYQATAKLLRAFANIANEMEQAGYSASEAEKIKQEVIYYEKVRDEIKLASGDLLEMKRFEPAMRHLLDMYIRADDSEQLIDFEELGLIDLVVNNNGEGLDSLPKDLRENEEAMAESIENNVRKTIVDENPINPKYFEQMSSLLDEIIQQRREKALNYQEYLERIRELAKKVVNPSGNRSASYPESVDTAAKQSLYDNLGNDEVLTTKIDTAVRYTKKAEWLGDRFKEREIANAIRQETASYKVDIVEVMGLVKAQKEYH, encoded by the coding sequence ATGAGTACCGTAGGCCAAAAAGAGCGTGCCACCCAAGAGCGCGTTGTCAGATTTTTCCGTGATCAACTGGGTTATGACTATTTAGGTAACTGGGAATATCGCGAAGATAATCGCAACATTGAAACTGGTCAACTCATCAAATGGCTTAGTCACCGTGGTGTATCTGAAGCCTTGATAAAGCGTACATTGCGCAAACTAGATATTGCGACTGCCCTCGGTGAAGGCAAAAACCTCTATGACGCTAACAAAGAGGTCTATCGCCTATTACGTTATGGTGTCAAAGAGAAAGAAGGTACTGGTGAGCAGAATAAAACTGTTTGGTTAATCGACTGGGAAAATGTTGAAGCCAATAATTTCACTATAGCGGAAGAAGTATCTGTAAAAGGAGAGAATAAAAAGCGCCCTGACATAGTGCTTTATGTAAACGGTATTGCTCTTGGGGTGATCGAACTAAAACGTTCATCTGTATCGGTGAGCGAAGGCATTCGACAAAACCTCGATAACCAGAAAAAGTCATTTATCCGCAACTTCTTTACCACCATGCAATTAGTTATGGCTGGTAATGATACCCAAGGCATTCGCTACGGTACCATCGAAACCACAGAAAAATACTATCTTGAGTGGAAAGAACCTGAAGGTGATCATTCTCTGCCACAATCAGATGTTCAGTGTGAGACGCTACTCGATACTCACTTAGCTCAGTTATGTGATAAAAAAAGATTTTTACAATTGATCCATGAATTCATCGTGTTTGATGCCGGAGTAAAAAAAACCTGCAGGCATAATCAGTTCTTTGGTATTCAAGCAGCTAAAAAGCATGTCGCCTCCCACTCTACTAACAAGCAAGGTGGCATAATTTGGCACACCCAAGGCTCGGGTAAAAGCTTAACCATGGTGTGGTTAGCTAAGTGGATCCGTGAAAATGTCACGGACTCACGCGTACTTATTGTTACTGACCGTACAGAGCTAGATAAACAGATTAAAAAAGTTTTCTCTGGCGTCGATGAACAGATCTATCGAACCAAAAGTGGCCAAGATCTCGTTGCAACACTGAATAACCCTAACCCTTGGTTAATGTGTTCGATTGTTCATAAATTTGGTCGCAATGGTGAAATAACAAAAGAAGAGGATAAAGACGAAGCAACGACTGACTATATTGAAGCCTTAACGAAAAGCATTCCGAGTGACTTCAGCGCAAAAGGTAAGTTGTTTGTTTTTGTGGATGAGTGTCATCGAACTCAATCAGGGAAATTGCACACTGCAATGAAGGTCATCTTGCCTGAAGCAATGTTTATCGGCTTTACAGGCACGCCATTAATGAAAAAGGATAAGAAAAAATCCTTAGAAGTATTTGGTCCCTATATTCATACCTACAAATTTAACGAAGCTGTCATTGATGGTGTGGTTTTAGACTTGCGTTATGAAGCCCGAGATATCGATCAGCACTTAACATCACAGAAGAAAGTAGACCAATGGTTTGAAGCCAAGACCAAAGGCATTTCTAATCTAGCCAGAATGCAGCTCAAACAAAAATGGGGCACCATGCAAAAGGTGCTCTCTAGCAGGTCTCGCCTAGAGCAGATAGTAAGCGACATCCTCATGGATATGGAAATAAAACCTAGACTGATGGATGGTCGCGGCAATGCCATGTTGGTATGCGCCAGTGTTCACCAAGCCTGTGTTGTATATGACCTATTTAGTAAAACTGATTTAGCGGGTAAATGCGCGATTGTGACCAGCTACCTACCTCATGCCAGTACCATAAAAGGTGAAGAGTCTGGTGAAGGCTTAACTGAAAAGCTATTCAAGTACGATACCTATCGCAAGATGCTAGCTGATTATTTTGAACAGAATGAAACCGATGCCGCAAAACGAGTTGAAGAGTTTGAAGAAGCAGTTAAGCAGCGCTTTATTGATGAACCTGGGCAAATGCGTCTGCTTATCGTGGTTGATAAGCTGTTAACTGGTTTTGATGCACCTTCTGCTACCTACCTGTACATAGATAAGAGCATGGCAGATCACAATCTATTCCAAGCTATATGTAGGGTAAACCGTTTAGACGGTGAAGATAAAGAGTACGGCTATATCATCGACTATAAAGATTTGTTTCGCTCCCTAGATAAAGCAATTAAAGATTACACCGCAGAGGCTTTTGATGGTTACGACCAAGATGATGTGGCAGGCCTACTAAAAGACCGTTTAGTGCAATCTAAGGAAGATTTAGATATTGCATTGGAAACTGTTCGCGCTCTTTGTGAACCCGTTAAAGCGCCGCGTGATACTAAAGATTTTATTCACTATTTTTGCGGTGAATCTGGCGTTGAGCCAAATGATCCCGATGAACGAACCGAGAAAGAAGCACTACGACTCACGCTATATCAAGCCACAGCTAAGTTATTAAGAGCTTTTGCCAATATAGCTAATGAGATGGAGCAAGCTGGGTACTCTGCATCTGAGGCAGAAAAAATTAAACAAGAAGTCATTTACTACGAAAAAGTACGTGATGAAATCAAATTGGCTAGTGGTGACTTGCTTGAAATGAAGCGTTTTGAGCCCGCTATGCGTCACCTTTTAGATATGTATATTCGGGCTGATGATAGCGAACAACTGATCGATTTCGAGGAGCTAGGCCTTATCGATTTGGTCGTGAATAACAACGGTGAAGGATTAGACTCTTTACCAAAAGACTTGCGCGAAAATGAAGAAGCCATGGCTGAGTCTATCGAAAATAACGTCCGTAAAACCATTGTCGATGAAAACCCAATCAATCCAAAATACTTCGAACAAATGTCATCACTACTCGATGAGATTATCCAGCAACGTCGTGAAAAAGCACTTAACTATCAAGAATACCTAGAAAGGATTCGAGAGTTGGCCAAGAAAGTTGTTAATCCTAGCGGTAATCGCAGCGCTAGTTATCCAGAATCTGTCGATACGGCGGCAAAGCAATCCTTATACGATAATTTAGGTAATGATGAAGTTCTAACAACTAAAATTGATACCGCTGTAAGGTATACAAAAAAAGCGGAATGGTTAGGTGACCGATTCAAAGAGCGTGAAATAGCAAATGCAATTCGCCAAGAAACAGCGAGCTATAAAGTTGATATCGTAGAAGTTATGGGGCTTGTTAAAGCTCAGAAGGAATATCATTAA
- a CDS encoding M48 family metallopeptidase: MPSNDSDHIEISGIQVQVNRKDIKNLHLSVLPPNGRVRLSVPHTTSEQAIRLAIITKLAWIKRQQKDFAAQPRQSSREMVRGESHYLWGQRYRLSIVEASSKHVVTIKGNTKLEISVANTTTTDNRLKLLNDFYRKQMQDSLIKLLPHWQQKLDVQSSSVCIKKMKTKWGSCNIQAKRLWLNLELAKKPPECMEYILVHELTHLIERHHNDRFRAIMDKHMPDWKERRNLLNSLPLAYEDWSY; this comes from the coding sequence ATGCCATCAAATGATAGCGACCACATTGAAATTAGTGGCATTCAAGTTCAGGTCAACCGAAAGGACATTAAAAACTTACACCTAAGTGTATTGCCTCCTAATGGTCGTGTCCGCTTATCAGTACCGCACACCACAAGCGAGCAAGCCATTCGCCTTGCGATTATTACCAAGCTAGCCTGGATCAAGAGGCAGCAGAAAGATTTCGCTGCTCAACCTCGCCAATCAAGCAGAGAGATGGTTCGCGGTGAGAGCCATTATCTTTGGGGCCAGCGTTACCGTCTCAGTATTGTTGAGGCTTCTAGCAAGCATGTTGTGACAATAAAAGGGAATACTAAGTTGGAGATATCAGTGGCCAATACAACGACCACAGATAACCGTTTGAAATTACTAAACGACTTTTATAGAAAACAGATGCAGGACTCACTGATAAAACTACTCCCTCATTGGCAACAAAAACTAGACGTTCAATCTAGCAGTGTTTGTATTAAGAAGATGAAAACCAAGTGGGGTAGCTGTAACATTCAAGCAAAGAGATTGTGGCTCAACCTAGAGCTCGCCAAAAAGCCTCCTGAATGCATGGAATATATTTTGGTACATGAGCTAACTCATCTCATCGAACGTCATCACAACGACCGTTTTAGAGCCATTATGGATAAACATATGCCTGATTGGAAAGAACGAAGAAACCTACTTAACAGCTTACCGCTAGCATATGAAGATTGGAGTTATTGA
- a CDS encoding N-6 DNA methylase produces MDYSEKVNSAAKAQAKEIWKLLEYIRGASPISDYRSLAYALLFIRYMQDNSGQHFEAPRFNSFNAIREHIDHLTKFCSDLGLFSEELGHITSHHILEILIKNNNIDEEYVRIALRSNVDNRSKAVTRFTLSELNTLFAENESKSGSEFYTPRDVNRLVTTLGLTYSPKTICDPFAGGGSTAFSFHEALEGEVTIDTQEMNSDVHFQIIVSRILRGVHGNDFIGDSITRPEYTRNSYDLIVSFPPFGLKIPKSTRQDIISSSNNPWLDLAWGLPESRSDWFVCLSMLSALKNQGKLIIGMSLSSLTRAGAESHIRQVLTSEKVIEKIILLPKGIHYSTNISTVLLVLDANHQQSQEGIRFIDASLFYEPRRGRNTLSNDNIKKIVESCHSDGRFSATIPHEEIAHNNYNLDPSLYIEKTIKVSQVQLTNFRGYTNFTIPLHDSLTVLVGENGAGKTSILEAIACGLGPFLTAMPDAKGKLIRRSDIHVGPNGIADSARISMDTASSLSWDLATKGSDRNTLAKIGTLALSDFANQIVDTNKEYPLIAYYGTNRALSTSSGKVSISPFEKVQRGEGYDSALDAKINYGILKNWFSKIEVDELKLRDEKKKHTFTHPAKQLISRAVKQIVERVHDVTFDKNSNDVVVSWKNEQNRLILLGLEQLSEGYRNMVALTIDLVRRAYLLNPKSDSPLDVSGVVLIDEIELHLHPRWQQRVLDDLTALFRNLQFIVTTHSPQVLTTVRGESIRAVSSSMKEAEMVDSPFGGENSRVMQQILFVNPRPDTVVSEKLKEYFSLIETGDGEKAKALELREELVQLTDGTEPMLMEADLAIKRVSWMKSRKSK; encoded by the coding sequence ATGGATTATTCTGAAAAAGTTAATAGTGCCGCTAAAGCACAGGCGAAAGAGATCTGGAAGCTGCTTGAGTATATCCGTGGCGCTTCACCAATCTCTGATTATCGTTCGCTTGCTTACGCTCTCTTGTTTATTCGATACATGCAGGACAATAGTGGCCAACATTTCGAAGCCCCAAGGTTTAATTCTTTTAATGCTATTAGAGAGCATATTGATCATCTCACAAAATTTTGTTCAGATTTAGGTCTATTCTCTGAAGAGTTAGGTCATATTACTAGTCATCATATTTTAGAAATTTTAATAAAGAACAATAACATAGATGAAGAATATGTAAGGATTGCTCTCCGTAGTAATGTTGATAACAGAAGTAAAGCAGTAACTAGATTTACTTTAAGTGAGTTAAATACCCTTTTTGCTGAAAATGAGTCAAAATCTGGTAGCGAGTTTTATACACCTAGAGACGTTAATAGGCTTGTTACAACTTTAGGCCTGACCTATTCTCCCAAGACAATTTGTGACCCATTTGCTGGTGGCGGTAGCACCGCATTTTCATTTCATGAAGCCCTTGAAGGAGAAGTAACAATTGATACTCAGGAAATGAACAGTGACGTTCATTTCCAAATTATTGTTAGTCGAATTTTAAGAGGTGTCCATGGTAATGATTTCATAGGAGATTCGATTACTCGACCCGAATATACAAGGAATAGTTATGACCTAATTGTTTCATTCCCCCCATTTGGGTTGAAGATCCCAAAGTCAACTAGACAAGATATTATTAGTAGCTCAAATAACCCATGGCTTGATCTTGCTTGGGGACTGCCAGAATCCAGAAGTGATTGGTTTGTATGCTTATCAATGTTGTCAGCTTTAAAAAACCAAGGAAAGCTCATTATTGGCATGTCGTTGAGTTCGTTAACGAGAGCTGGAGCAGAAAGTCATATTAGGCAAGTATTAACTTCTGAAAAAGTAATTGAAAAAATCATTTTGCTCCCTAAAGGAATTCATTACTCTACCAATATATCAACTGTTTTATTGGTTCTGGATGCGAACCATCAACAAAGCCAAGAGGGCATTCGCTTTATCGATGCCTCACTCTTCTACGAGCCCCGCAGAGGTAGAAATACGCTATCTAATGACAATATTAAAAAAATAGTAGAGTCTTGCCATTCCGATGGACGCTTTAGCGCCACAATTCCTCATGAAGAAATTGCTCACAACAATTACAATTTAGACCCTAGTTTATATATTGAAAAAACAATAAAAGTTAGCCAAGTACAATTAACCAACTTCCGTGGATATACCAACTTTACAATACCTTTGCATGACTCTCTAACTGTTTTAGTTGGTGAAAATGGAGCTGGTAAAACATCAATATTAGAAGCTATTGCATGTGGTTTAGGCCCATTTTTAACAGCTATGCCTGATGCTAAAGGTAAATTGATACGCAGATCTGATATTCATGTTGGTCCTAATGGAATTGCTGATTCAGCTCGCATATCAATGGATACAGCATCAAGTCTGAGTTGGGATTTAGCGACTAAAGGTTCTGACAGAAACACTTTAGCAAAAATTGGGACGCTGGCTCTTTCCGACTTTGCGAATCAAATAGTGGATACCAATAAGGAATATCCGCTAATCGCCTATTATGGAACTAATAGAGCATTATCCACATCAAGTGGAAAGGTTTCTATCAGTCCGTTTGAGAAGGTTCAACGTGGCGAAGGGTATGATTCAGCATTAGATGCCAAGATTAATTATGGCATATTAAAAAATTGGTTTTCTAAAATTGAGGTCGATGAGCTAAAGCTCAGGGATGAAAAGAAGAAGCACACTTTCACTCACCCTGCAAAGCAGTTGATATCTCGCGCGGTTAAACAAATTGTCGAAAGGGTTCATGATGTAACTTTCGATAAAAACTCTAACGACGTAGTTGTATCTTGGAAAAATGAACAAAATCGGCTCATTTTATTAGGCCTTGAACAGCTAAGTGAAGGCTACCGGAATATGGTGGCGCTCACCATTGATCTTGTTAGAAGAGCCTATCTTTTAAACCCTAAGTCAGATTCCCCTCTAGATGTTTCAGGTGTTGTTTTAATTGATGAAATCGAACTTCACTTACACCCTCGTTGGCAACAAAGGGTACTTGATGACTTAACTGCACTATTCCGTAATCTACAGTTTATTGTCACAACACATAGTCCACAAGTGTTAACCACTGTTAGAGGTGAGTCTATTAGGGCTGTATCTAGCTCAATGAAGGAAGCAGAGATGGTTGATTCTCCATTTGGAGGAGAAAATAGCCGTGTAATGCAGCAGATTTTGTTTGTTAACCCGAGACCAGACACTGTGGTATCGGAAAAGCTCAAAGAGTACTTCTCTTTGATTGAAACTGGTGACGGGGAGAAAGCCAAAGCACTTGAACTAAGAGAAGAGCTGGTCCAGTTAACAGATGGTACTGAACCAATGCTAATGGAAGCTGACTTGGCCATAAAACGTGTTAGTTGGATGAAATCTAGAAAGAGTAAATAA
- a CDS encoding type II toxin-antitoxin system HipA family toxin, translating into MAVLDVYMNGYLVGGFTKSTTGFHLFQYAAQWLSTPNSRPISLSMPLRKKAYKGDEVYNFFDNLLPDNIEVRNRIVARHNAQSTQAFDLLAKIGQDSVGALQLVACGQKAFDIKKIESKPLSDTALEKVLKGYQSGIPLGMLAEEDDFRISIAGAQEKTALLNLDGQWRLPIKATPTTHIIKLPIGEIQSHSHTIDMPDSVENEYLCMMIVREFGLDVPHCSIIRVGDIKALAVERFDRRLSSDGKWIMRLPQEDFCQTLNIPAAKKYESHGGPGIEKIMPYLLGSRNAEQDRYDFMKSQVLFWLLAATDGHAKNFSLFIEAGAGYRLTPFYDILSMYPVIGGKGLNIRDAKLAMGLKATKGKKYQVAQIFPRHFMQTAKAVGFDVAAMSAIMREIASSVDLVMEKVQAQLPDSFPVYIRDAILDGLKIRSKRLVDKEGC; encoded by the coding sequence ATGGCTGTTCTAGATGTTTATATGAATGGCTATCTCGTCGGAGGTTTCACTAAATCCACTACGGGTTTCCATCTGTTTCAGTATGCTGCTCAATGGTTAAGTACACCGAATAGTCGCCCAATCTCTTTGTCTATGCCGCTGCGAAAAAAAGCGTATAAAGGCGATGAGGTTTATAACTTCTTTGATAATTTACTGCCAGATAATATTGAGGTGAGAAACAGAATTGTTGCTCGCCACAATGCGCAATCGACACAAGCATTCGATCTATTAGCTAAAATCGGACAAGACAGTGTAGGGGCGTTACAGTTAGTAGCATGCGGACAAAAAGCTTTTGATATTAAAAAAATTGAATCTAAGCCCTTATCTGATACGGCATTGGAAAAAGTACTAAAGGGCTATCAGTCAGGTATTCCGTTAGGTATGTTAGCGGAAGAAGATGATTTTCGAATTTCTATTGCGGGCGCCCAAGAAAAAACAGCTTTACTCAATCTAGATGGACAATGGCGCCTTCCTATCAAGGCTACTCCAACAACGCATATTATTAAGCTGCCAATCGGTGAGATCCAGAGTCATTCACACACCATTGATATGCCAGACAGCGTTGAAAATGAATACCTGTGCATGATGATAGTCAGGGAGTTTGGCTTAGATGTACCGCACTGCTCAATAATTAGGGTCGGCGATATTAAGGCGCTCGCGGTTGAGAGGTTTGATCGCAGGTTATCAAGTGATGGCAAATGGATCATGCGATTACCTCAAGAGGATTTCTGTCAGACATTAAATATTCCAGCAGCCAAAAAATATGAAAGTCATGGCGGCCCAGGTATTGAAAAAATAATGCCGTACCTACTGGGTTCTAGGAATGCAGAGCAAGATAGATACGACTTCATGAAGTCTCAGGTACTGTTTTGGTTATTAGCAGCTACAGATGGTCATGCAAAAAACTTCTCACTCTTCATTGAGGCCGGTGCCGGGTATCGATTGACTCCCTTTTACGATATTTTGTCCATGTACCCCGTGATTGGTGGTAAGGGCTTAAATATTCGTGATGCTAAGTTGGCTATGGGACTTAAGGCTACTAAAGGTAAGAAGTATCAGGTTGCACAGATCTTCCCGCGGCATTTTATGCAAACTGCAAAAGCAGTCGGTTTTGACGTTGCCGCTATGTCCGCTATCATGCGCGAGATAGCCAGCTCCGTTGATTTGGTGATGGAAAAAGTACAAGCGCAGTTACCCGATAGCTTCCCTGTTTATATTCGCGATGCAATACTTGATGGGCTAAAAATAAGATCGAAGAGGCTGGTCGATAAGGAGGGTTGCTGA
- a CDS encoding helix-turn-helix domain-containing protein encodes MKVTNSKQLSAYLKDARLNMKLSQSKVAHKVGIRQDTVSSFEQNPGSTKLETLFKILSALNLELDIKVRNPELASKLLDDRTMSSDREWKEEW; translated from the coding sequence ATGAAGGTGACTAACTCAAAGCAGCTTAGCGCGTATCTCAAAGATGCACGATTGAACATGAAACTGTCGCAAAGCAAAGTGGCACATAAGGTAGGCATTCGTCAGGATACGGTTTCAAGCTTTGAGCAAAACCCTGGTTCCACCAAATTAGAAACGCTATTTAAGATTTTATCAGCTTTAAATCTTGAGCTAGACATTAAGGTTAGAAATCCAGAGCTGGCGAGTAAGTTACTGGACGATAGAACCATGAGCTCTGACCGTGAATGGAAAGAGGAGTGGTAA
- a CDS encoding ERCC4 domain-containing protein encodes MNKTLVEISYDDREHAEILLEQLSLHTDLCLVRKRMDLGDYQVGNWLIERKTLPDLVLSLCNGRLFSQISRLSDSSNNAALLIEGSSRDIASYDITREALIGALCSISVNFNIPILRSLSQYESAKIIYFCATQLNCRETELKLHGRKPKRRKNRQLFILQSLPEIGPRLAKRLLSHFDSIEAVMTASTDELIKIEGIGLGKARKIREILIP; translated from the coding sequence ATGAATAAAACTCTAGTTGAGATAAGCTATGACGATAGGGAACACGCGGAGATATTACTAGAACAACTGTCACTCCACACAGATCTGTGTCTGGTCAGAAAACGTATGGATCTCGGTGATTATCAAGTAGGCAACTGGCTTATTGAAAGAAAGACTCTCCCCGATCTCGTCCTCTCCCTCTGTAACGGTCGACTTTTTTCACAGATCTCACGATTATCTGACTCCTCAAACAATGCAGCACTACTCATCGAAGGTTCATCACGTGATATTGCATCTTACGACATTACACGAGAAGCCCTGATTGGTGCGCTTTGCTCTATTTCAGTCAACTTCAATATTCCCATTTTACGTAGTTTGTCCCAGTATGAATCGGCTAAAATCATTTACTTTTGCGCCACGCAATTAAACTGTAGAGAAACAGAGTTAAAACTCCACGGAAGAAAGCCGAAACGCAGAAAAAACCGCCAACTCTTTATTCTTCAAAGTCTCCCCGAAATCGGACCTCGATTAGCAAAACGACTGTTGAGTCACTTTGATAGCATCGAAGCCGTAATGACCGCATCTACTGATGAACTCATAAAAATTGAAGGGATTGGACTAGGGAAGGCTAGAAAAATCCGTGAAATATTAATACCATAA
- a CDS encoding metalloregulator ArsR/SmtB family transcription factor, producing MSIQVEPISLFKSLSDNIRLSILLLLQAEEELCVCEFCEALDEIQPKISRNLALLKKVGLVVNRRQGQWIYYSINKQLPQWARQVLLETYSGNNELIAAPLAKLNLIGANKERPLILCKNGTP from the coding sequence ATGTCTATTCAAGTAGAACCCATAAGTTTGTTTAAGTCGTTATCTGACAATATTCGTTTATCTATTCTGTTATTGCTGCAGGCTGAAGAAGAGCTGTGCGTATGCGAGTTTTGTGAGGCTCTGGACGAGATCCAGCCCAAGATCTCACGCAATCTGGCTTTGCTTAAAAAAGTGGGTTTAGTGGTTAACCGTCGCCAAGGGCAATGGATTTACTACTCGATCAACAAGCAGCTGCCACAGTGGGCTAGGCAAGTACTACTTGAAACCTATAGCGGCAATAACGAGCTTATTGCCGCACCGCTTGCAAAACTAAATCTGATCGGTGCTAACAAAGAACGCCCGCTGATTTTATGTAAAAATGGCACGCCATAA
- the arrB gene encoding arsenate respiratory reductase iron-sulfur subunit ArrB — translation MRLGMVIDLQKCVGCGGCDLACKTENNTADGIQWSSHLNVTEGRFPDVKYSYIPTLCNHCSDAACVKVCPTGAMYKDKRGLTLQENDKCIGCRKCMRACPYGVISYNKQKPHRKWQDDQALIEGATASPYALLKRVDNKVLPYLNPERGDTYPVTRSRRTTEKCTFCDHRLDQGLKPACVSACPSNARVFGDLNDPTSEAARLISMHKTQQLNLDANTNPNVYYIRSFNVKTIY, via the coding sequence ATGAGACTCGGAATGGTAATCGATCTACAAAAATGTGTAGGTTGCGGTGGTTGTGATTTAGCCTGTAAAACAGAAAACAACACAGCCGATGGAATTCAATGGTCAAGCCACCTAAATGTCACTGAGGGGCGTTTTCCTGACGTTAAATATAGCTATATTCCAACTTTATGTAACCATTGTAGCGATGCGGCTTGCGTAAAAGTGTGCCCTACAGGGGCCATGTATAAAGATAAGCGTGGCCTCACGTTACAAGAAAACGATAAGTGCATCGGTTGTCGCAAGTGTATGCGCGCCTGCCCTTACGGTGTTATCAGCTATAACAAGCAAAAACCGCATCGTAAATGGCAAGATGACCAAGCGCTTATCGAAGGCGCTACAGCATCGCCTTACGCGCTACTCAAGCGAGTGGACAATAAAGTACTGCCTTACTTAAATCCTGAGCGCGGTGACACTTATCCGGTAACAAGATCAAGACGAACCACCGAGAAGTGTACTTTCTGCGATCATCGGTTGGATCAAGGTTTAAAGCCTGCTTGTGTATCGGCTTGCCCATCGAATGCGCGGGTATTTGGTGACTTGAATGATCCAACGAGCGAGGCGGCTAGATTGATTAGTATGCATAAAACTCAGCAGCTGAATTTGGATGCTAATACTAATCCAAATGTGTACTACATTCGTAGTTTTAACGTAAAAACAATCTACTAG